A window of Haloarcula sp. H-GB4 contains these coding sequences:
- a CDS encoding NAD(P)-dependent oxidoreductase, with product MPESVAVTGGNGRVGQHVLEHLTAQGYRTVNLSRGKREEDHSDAYVRTDLLDAGEVYGALAKSDVDAVVHLGMIPTPDQTPGYRTYESNVMSSYHVLEAAGELGIDTVALASSFSAIGGGFEPDPITVDYLPIDENHRLTPSNPYAMGKQTLEIVADGFARRSADAPETITSLRFPWVVDDDLARKTFVEADRTLAGLRNSDHFHTQRNTLCGYIHATDAVTLVEAAIEASFAGHQRLWVSAPDTSAETPSAELAAELYPEADYRGPAADDENLYTALIDTTKAERLLDWEPIWSWRQLG from the coding sequence ATGCCTGAATCGGTCGCCGTCACCGGCGGCAACGGCCGTGTCGGCCAGCATGTCCTCGAACACCTGACCGCACAGGGGTATCGAACGGTCAACCTCTCCCGTGGGAAACGAGAGGAAGACCATTCGGACGCATACGTCAGGACCGACCTGCTCGACGCGGGCGAGGTGTACGGCGCACTCGCAAAGAGCGATGTCGACGCTGTCGTCCACCTCGGCATGATTCCCACGCCCGACCAGACGCCGGGATACCGGACCTACGAGAGCAACGTCATGTCCAGCTATCACGTACTGGAAGCGGCCGGCGAACTGGGTATCGACACGGTCGCTCTGGCGTCAAGTTTCAGCGCCATCGGCGGCGGGTTCGAACCGGACCCTATCACGGTTGACTACCTCCCGATTGATGAGAACCACCGACTCACGCCATCGAACCCGTACGCAATGGGAAAACAGACGCTGGAGATCGTCGCTGACGGATTCGCCCGCCGGAGCGCGGACGCGCCGGAGACCATCACGTCGCTTCGGTTTCCGTGGGTGGTCGATGACGACTTGGCCCGCAAGACGTTCGTCGAGGCTGACCGTACCCTCGCTGGGCTCCGGAACTCGGACCATTTCCACACCCAGCGCAACACGCTCTGTGGCTACATCCACGCCACTGATGCTGTCACGCTTGTCGAGGCAGCCATCGAGGCGTCGTTCGCCGGCCACCAGCGGCTCTGGGTGTCGGCTCCGGACACGAGCGCTGAGACACCGAGCGCTGAACTCGCGGCGGAGCTGTACCCCGAGGCTGACTACCGGGGACCGGCAGCCGACGACGAGAACCTGTACACAGCGCTCATCGACACGACGAAAGCCGAGCGGCTGCTCGACTGGGAACCGATCTGGAGCTGGCGACAACTGGGATGA